agtgtccagtgtctttaagcatcacacattgcttaaaggcagtggaccctcttggtaattgtcaaagactagccttcacagttggtgtatctcaacatttatgcataaaataacaaacctgtgaaaatttgagctcaatcggtcatcgaagtggcaagataataatgaaagaaaaataacccttgtcacacgaagttgtgtgcgtttagatggttgatttcgagacctcaagttctaaatctgaggtctcgaaatcaaattcgtgaaaaattacttctttctcaaaaactatggcacttcagagggagccgtttctcacaatgttttataccaccaacctctcccaattactcgtcaccaagaaaggttttatgccaataattattttgagtaattaccaatagtgtccactgcctttaaaggcactggacacttttggtaattgctcaaaataattattagcataaaccttacttgattacgagtaattgggagaggatgatagtataaaacattgtgagaaatggttccctctgaagtaacgtagtttccgagaaagaagtaattttccacgaatttgattccgagacctcaaaatttagaattgaggtctcgaaatcaagcatatgaaagcacacaactgcgtgtgacaagggtgtttttatctttcattattatctcgcaacttcgatcgacgagagctcaaattctcacaggcttgttattatattatgcatgttaagatacactaagtgagatgactggtctttgacaactaccaatagtgtccagtgtctttaacataatAATGTCTGCTAAGCGCAACTAAGCAGGATGccagttacattttgtacacataaaatgttattttagctggtaatctCATTCTGGCAAGCATACATTCGTTattcttagcagctctatgagttTGGGCCctgaacattaatttgaacCTCCCGCGAGACATTTTATGAACCTCTTatcaaacaatattattatgaaaaatAGTTTAGAGCATTTCTCAAAACGTATTGTTgctattttaatattattttatactaaaaaaacacaacaattttttattCCCATATGCTAACTACTTAATTCGAACATATCAGAGAGGAGATGGGGCACATTGGAGAAcagttaaagggtctgggtaccgttcgtaacacaaaacacattgtccacagatttacataaaacttcacagtttgaagataatggtagaagaatgcttcccttaaaatattacttgctgaggtgctgaagtttttgagaaattaatgagaagaagaaaaagtgaaaaaaatcgTCTCAGCTTTAGCATATTATATTccgtcattatcttcaaaccgtggtACTAATGTTAATCCGTGGACGCTTGTGTCTTGTCTGTACCAAATgcctttattttttaaaaacgaTTACCCACGATTACACGATGATAATCACACCAAAGACACCTACACACATTATCAAAAACGAAACAACTGTCCTTTAAACCCATCCAGTTTCTTAAAGCCTGTAAGGagcaacaacttgctaagcacagactaatcttagcagaaactggttactagCCAAAAGTACATCAACCGTCCAATGCTGTGACTGTGGTGCCACACCCATTTTTTGCGTAGCAtataaacttgctaagcagtaatttctgtttaaagacactggacactattggtaattgtcaaagatcagtcttctcaattggtgcatctcaacataattatgcacaaaataaaaaacatgtgaaaatttcagctcaatattggtcgtcggggttgcgagagaataatggaagaaaaaaaacacccttgtcacacgaacttgtgtgctttcatcagatgcttaatattattttgagacctcaaaatctaagtctgaggtctcgaaatcaaagtcgtggaaaataacttttttctcgaaaactacgtttcttcactatcaacctctcccaactACTCGTCAACAAGTGAGgttttaattaccaatagtgtccactgcctttaacagctttatgaaatttgggtcCATGAAACAGGTAGGGACACATTGGAGcacagttaaaggcaatggacactattggtaattactcaaaataattattggcataaaaccttactttgtaacgagtaatggggagaggttgatggtataaaacattgtgagaaacagctccctctgaagtgacctagttttggagaaaggagtaattttccacgaatttgatttcgagacctcaattttagaacttgaggtctcgaaatcatctaaacgcactcaactttgtgtgacaagggtgttttttttctttcatagacatcttgcaactccgacgaccgatcgagctcaaattttcacaggtttgttattttatgcatatgttgagatacaccaagtgagaagactgatctttgacaattaccaatagtgtacactgtctttaaaccaacATCCCGATAATGGTAGACACAACACAGCCTCCCACAGCGAGTGACAACATCGGGTATCTTCCATTGTAACCAGCAGAATTCGGAGTGGGGGCAGGTTTAATAGGAACAGTGGACCCGATATCATCTTGGTGCCAGTCACCGCCACATCGAGGGAAATTACGTGGAACTGGTGGTAGGTCTTTATCCGAACCAACTCGAATAACCATCGCCATGCCAGCCtgataaaaatacataaataaatttaaatacaTCTTTAAAGCGCTTGTATCTAGAACTATGGACTCgaggtagaaatatttctacctccatgctagaACAAAGTATTCCCTGCGCTATAAGACCAAGGGAAATATAATGGTAGgcttgactgaagaggtaagttttgagTTTGGATTTGAATAAAGAAAGTGTCAGGTTGTGATCTAAGGGTTAGAGGCAACTTGCCTCTAACCCTTAGAGGCCGTTCCACAGGCAAGCAAGTTAGCATCACCAGAGGGTTTTGAACTGTTCCTATGTCTCAGCCTATTTGACAACCTCTGgtagactgttccataactgaactgctgcatattgcAAAGAGCGGGAACCGTACGCCTTGGCTTTGAAATTGGGGGAGTGAGaagggatttatttgaagatcgcagtacatgtatgtgcatacAAACATTATGCACACAGCGTGCATGCAGCCAACCGAAAGTGAAGCTGACAAACATTACCTCagaccaataaaaaaaaccatatatgaaaagcttacgtcacagcacgtttatccaattttgttgttgttatccaatgacatcattggACGCGTTAGACCAGTGCCTGTCTACCAgtctaaaatattttttcaaaacataCGTACCGTGAGGTGGGGTGATACATGACAATGAAACAGCCACCATCCCGGGTTATCTGCCACGAAACGTACAATGACGTACCCACCATATGTCGGGAATACTGTGTCCTTGTGGGGTACATTATGAGTGCGGCGAGTGATGTTGCCTGAAATAAAAGGAAATCAATCTGAGTCAACTCGATCTTAAGTTAGTATACATTATTTTCAAGGAGAGGGAAAGAAAactacaaacaatttgttttagtgCAGTAATTATAGCAACGCATTGTAAATGTTTGGAAACAGTAAAATGaggatactggtatttgacCATTACCAGAAGTACAATTTGCCTGTACAAAGGGACAtgttgctttggatcgggcgagttggtccatgaaaagcgtttgtaaccgtttgttataaaatgcgtatggttataaagatgttttaaaagtagaatatacgaatccacacaaatatgcctcgaagttgcatggttttcgttttactttgcgaactaacacggtcggccattttgtcgaatcaaaaacttcacaaaaatgcgtgccgtgttagttcacgacgtataaggaaatTAGTGCATTTTTGAGGCATTTTGTGTGTGGATataaattttacttttaaaacgtctttccaacaataatattatgcattctataaaaacggtttcaaatgattTTCATAGActaactcgcccgatccaaggcaacgtgtccctttaatgtcaTAAAACCAAATGACGTACTAAGTAAAAAAATGTGGATACCTGCTTTATCTTGTCGCTTGACCTCGTCAAGTGTCGTCTTCTCTCCCAGCTTACCTTGGGCCAATACTTGGAATCTATAGCCGTGAATGTGCATCGcatgagccaatttaaaattaCCCTGGTCAACAAGTACTATTTCAACAACCTATAGAAAAAGGAAAGAATCGTACTTATTACATTCGGAATACAAATCATAGAAAAACGTTGGGACGAGATTTTTTGTTCTGCTCAGTTGTTGCATCACCAACAGGGGGCGCTGTTTGCGGGGGATTTCGTCATGGGAAAGATAATGCATGTTGTGATTGTTTTGCGCTGTCAGCATCGCTGGCTATATCGCAAGGAATATATGGTGAAAGGCGATTCTTTCAGCGTTCAACACTTAAACATGCAATCataactttcattttttttttttttttatgaaatcacTCGCAAACTACCCACAGTTGGTTCTGCCACAGCTGGgcgggaaaacaaaaatatataattattgCGGGCGGTATTAacaggggccgaattcacaaagcaataaaattcatcgcaagacaattaagtatcaccatagtgatttgtattgtgacatcacactttacttagcaactacatttcatttgcagttaagatcattCTTAGATCTTTGAGAGATCGGCACCTGGTGTTGCTAACATACCTTCCCGAGCTCGACATGAAGAACCTGTGTACACTGACAGTGCTCATTCTCACAGCGTTCCTGATGATGCGCCAACACACTCTTCGTGCTGCACATTTCAAATTCAGACAAATCTTGGTACTGGGTGAGAAGCGGCGATGATGGAAGCTTGAACGAAACGTGGTTTATCTGCGGTGATGGGACTCCTTTATAGGTTGAAAGGTCACCTTTGACCCCGAAGGCTGGATTGTACACGGGATGGTTGTAGTCGTTATTGTTGACCAGTTCAAGATCAGCAACCATGTAGTGAGTTTCATCTGCCTCTGGAACAGGAACTTGCTCAGTGCCGTTCACTTgacaagaaaagacaataatatctttgtttcactcaccctctcgtagTTTTCCCCGACTTTGACTTTCGACTTTGGAATACCTTTTCACCAGCGATTAGTGACTCGGCCGTTACCAACCCCTTATTTCATTTGATGAACTCAAACTGTCCTTCCTTTCAAGTAGTTAATCCCCTTTCCACAGTCTTTGCTTCTCTGCCCTTTTGGTCATGTGCTCTGAGCCTATGCAGTGTGATGTATGGGTCTTTTGTAGTTGTGTATGCTTTTTACAGTCTGTCGCGTCATGTCACTGTCTTTTGTTATACGCGGTTCTAAAAATCTAACTGTTCTAAAAACTAAAGGTGTACAAAGCGTTTAAAGATGCCTTCTTAAGATGGCACCTCTATAGCCCGTTTCACACGAGCTTTCTAAACCATGGTCGTTGGGAACGAAATCGCATTCCCGTTATATAATCACAAATTTGCGTCGTGTGAAATGAATCCGAGTGATGAAATCGCCAGGGACCCGCGTAATAAACAACCGGGATcaagacctcctccaaaaaatcgcaACCCTGTTTAGAATCGCCGGATCACTCGTGTGAAACGACACACAGTAGATTACAAAGGTCCTCGGTGATCGCACAACGATCATGCATGCACAAACCATGGGGTTTCTTTACGCACAAACTTTTAAGCAGTACACGTCATTACCTGATGGAGAAAGTTCATATATTCCACATCCAACAAAATGGTGTCGGCAGCACAAATTGaaaattagtttattttatgctttcctCAAAGTCAAAGTTTGTTTCTATGACCAAGAAGCTTCCGATCAAGAAAGCCTTGAATCTGGCCTTTCCGCTtgcaatttcaaataaaatgctTTCGGATACATTCATCTTTGGAGTCGGGACGCTGAGAAATcgtttatttgttatcattttgtcaatttctttgaTATCCAAACGGCTTGACGTTGCAAAACATGTAACGACTACCCAGTGTCATTTTGATTGCATCAAAAACGGGAAAGAAAATCTGTAAACACACGTGTGCAGATAGACTTGACAGTCAGTCCTTTTGATGTTCAACGAAAGCATACACATCGCGTGCACTGCACATACAAAACACAAGTAGGACTTTTCCTTACTCTATTACAGGAGGTAGTAAGAATTTGGTTGTGATCAATCGCTGTacaattgaagtacatgtatttcgCCGCAAATTCTCCACACATGCATACTCTGCCGACGTCAACATCTAGCAAGGGTTGAATCCGATCGTGAAACACTCTGAGCGTCTTTTAAAGCACGCAAAAAATAGTGGTGTGGACGCAAACCCTCTCGCTTATCTctcgttttttaatttaaatttacactGAATGAACTCGGAGAACACATTATTTTAAGGTGAAAAATCCGGAAGATTCTTATGCCTGGAAAACACATTGGTGCGCCAAAAAATGATCGATGGTAACCTAAAGCAAACACATGACATTGCACGGGACACTGACAGAGCACCAGCGAACTGATAAACAACCCACAGTGCGATCTCGCATAAACAAGGGACGTCGGGAACGCAATGTGCGTGGTCGTGTGAATGTTGGTCATGAAATCGCAAACAACCTTTGTGACAGACGACTGGCGCCCACAACAAGGGACGTTGGTCTTcggctctcgtgtgaaaagggcttttgaTGCAGTTGATACTATAATGTACACAATTCTAGATGCTTACTAGACTTGACCAATCCCGTGCAATCGCCagaaaccttttgttttgtgttttgtgttgttgttttttgacgTCGAGAGCGCAATGCTATACGAGTTGTTTGCtgcgggacttgaatcaagtctaggtgcTTACCTGCTGCGCTTAAGTCGATGATATTCTTCACGAACTCAGAGCTCTTCCTATTGAAAGGGTTCACTATGACTTCTAATGGATTAGTCTGTTCTATTTCCGGTGGGTCAGGTAGGCCCGCTGCTCCCTCATAGACGAGAAGAGCCAGTTCTTCGAATCCGGGGCCGGGGCCGGGGCAGCCACGCCCCTTAATCCGCATCCAGTACTTTCCAATCTCGGCACTGGCGTCTAAGATAAAGTCAAATTTCTCCCCGGTTATCATATCGTACGCCCCGGCTTCGACCGGTTGAAGGGGAGCCCCATCGCTGGCGATGATGGTCAGATTGTGATGGTCGATGGACACCTCCACTAAGCAATCCATCAAGTTATTGCTGATGGTGCGGAATCTGTATCTCTTGCCCCTCTGGACGTGGAAGACCTCTCGGGGCGTATAGACGCTCTGGTTGTTGGAAGACTCGTCAATGAATTCGCGGTATCtacctttaataaataaataaaaattataatttataaatacatcataatacagcatttataaggcgcactttaatgaaaacattcaaaggcaCCGGTCTGAGAGAGGTTTAGGTTAAAGCATTGTCAAATTGTTGGGATTTGTAcgtttctgctggaagagagtgcGAGGCCCAATGTGCAATATTTTGtcgtctgaggtctcgaaagtgAATTCCAAAAGTTTGGTTCTACATTGGAAAATGCTCTGATTGatttacattgcgcccattgatttatattgcgcccatttCATAAAATTTACACAAGCGCATTACAAATTAGTTAGACAGTGATTAGCAAGCTAACAACTGGTAACAATTAAGGAAATACCCCATTAAGGAAAAGAgagaaataacaaacaaaataataaacaaaacccCATACgggtattttaaaggcagtggacactattggttattggtaattgtcaaagactagtcttcacagttggtgtgtctcaacatatacataaaataacaaatctgtgaaaatttgagctcaatcggtcgtcgaagttgcgagataattatgatgaaaaaaacacccttgtcacacgaggttgtgtgctttctgatgcttgatttcgagacctcaaattcttgaaatcaggtcttgaaatcaaattcgtggaaaattacttctttctcgaaaactacgtcacttcagagggagccgtttctcacaatggtttatattatcaacctctccccattactcgtaatcaagaaatgttttttgacaataattattttgagtaattaccaatagtgtccactgcatttaaacaGTAAAAACGcactttttttatgcaagttgccagacacacaaggcctgaggCCACTTCAAAGTGTGGGCTACTTTTTCCAGGGGCCACAGCCACCTATAATATTTGAGGCTGGAACAGAATTACACCCCTCTCAGTCAAAACGGCTAGGCTTGGCTGGTacagcagaaagcactacctatGACACGCCATTAACATTACCTTTTCCATTGATCAAAAGAGAATCTGGTAACAGGTCAAGGACACCATAGAAGATCTTG
The sequence above is a segment of the Asterias amurensis chromosome 12, ASM3211899v1 genome. Coding sequences within it:
- the LOC139945162 gene encoding uncharacterized protein, whose amino-acid sequence is MASSRFALDAILKTSLMYFILLRIGVDSRTDAHECFRTCEWPPNPMICRYEFTVEWYYSMSTSCFDCPYNMTDCTRPHCIPINGVPRGIVTINMQFPGPSIQVCEFDTIEVKVNNEMVNEESIAIHWHGIHQRGTPYMDGVPLVTQCPIPYRSSFTYRFQAETVGTHFWHAHGQARANGAVGSLIIRQAAAAEIHSQLYDYDLHEHVIIMQDWINQLMIDRFTKIFYGVLDLLPDSLLINGKGRYREFIDESSNNQSVYTPREVFHVQRGKRYRFRTISNNLMDCLVEVSIDHHNLTIIASDGAPLQPVEAGAYDMITGEKFDFILDASAEIGKYWMRIKGRGCPGPGPGFEELALLVYEGAAGLPDPPEIEQTNPLEVIVNPFNRKSSEFVKNIIDLSAAVNGTEQVPVPEADETHYMVADLELVNNNDYNHPVYNPAFGVKGDLSTYKGVPSPQINHVSFKLPSSPLLTQYQDLSEFEMCSTKSVLAHHQERCENEHCQCTQVLHVELGKVVEIVLVDQGNFKLAHAMHIHGYRFQVLAQGKLGEKTTLDEVKRQDKAGNITRRTHNVPHKDTVFPTYGGYVIVRFVADNPGWWLFHCHVSPHLTAGMAMVIRVGSDKDLPPVPRNFPRCGGDWHQDDIGSTVPIKPAPTPNSAGYNGRYPMLSLAVGGCVVSTIIGMLV